TTGGGATCATAGCCTGCTTTGATCATGTATTGAACTCCGTATTCGTCTGATTGTAATTCGTCATCTCTGCCAAACTTCATCATTTTTATTTGTGCAACGTAGTTAGCAATTTGTGCCCCGCCATAGCTACCACTTGCTGCCGTAGCTGCACCTGCAAGCCCTTGGTAGAACTCACCTTTTGCCATTTGTTGAGCAGAATGCCTATGAACCACATGTCCAACTTCGTGCCCTAGGACTCCTGCAAGCTGATCTTCCGTTTCAAGTCTACTAAGGAGTCCAGCTGTAATGAAAATTTGACCGCCTGGAAGTGCGAACGCATTTACTGTTTTGGGATCTCTCAATACATGAAAGTCAAATCTGTATGGATTTTGTAAGCCGCGAGCTGATAATTCCTGATTAAAAGCCATTACCAATTTGTTTCCAACACTTTTAATTTGCTGTTGAACTTCATTGTCTGGATAAAGGCCACCATATTCATTTGCCATTTGAGGTGCAGATTGAAGCCCCAGAGAGACTTCTTCTTGTGGAGTCATTCCAACCTGTTGACTTTCACCTGTCAAAGGGTTTTCTTGTGTTTTGCCATAATAGCTAATCATGGCAATTATTGCCATAACTACCCCAATGATCAAACGCATTTTAAGTCCAGACCTATTCATATTGTGGTTTTTTAAGATTCAATTAAAAGAGGAGACATATTTAAAGTTAATATTTTAATCTAAGTCAAACATTAATTTGATCTACTGGTTCAAAAATAGTTATTAAAATCGAAATAATAGCACAGGGCTTTTTTACATGAGCCTGGTTAGGAATGAAGAAAAGAAGATCACGAGTTTCCCTTGAATACTTGTCATAAGTTTGTATTTTTGAATTGAAAGAATCTATAACAAAAGAGCATAATAGCTTGCCTAAATTAGTAACACGCAATGACTGCCGAAGAATTAAAAAAAACCGAACCCCTACTTATTGAAGACCCAAACAGATTTGTAATCTTCCCTATTCAGCATGACGATATATGGGCTTATTATAAAAACGCAGAGGCATCGTTTTGGACAGCTGAAGAATTGGATTTGTCTCAAGACCTTATTGATTGGGCTGGCTTAAATGATGGTGAAAGGCATTTTATATCTCATGTGTTAGCGTTTTTCGCTGCATCAGATGGTATAGTGAATGAGAATCTTGCTGTTGACTTTCTCAGTAATGTACAATATGCAGAAGCTAAATGCTTTTATGGTTTTCAAATTGCAATTGAAAATATCCATGCAGAAGTGTATTCATTATTAATAGACACGTACATTAAAGAGCCTAATGAACGTGATAAATTGCTAAATGCAGTTGAGCACATTCCATGTGTAGCTAAAAAAGCCGAATGGGCAATGAGGTGGATTGATAATGGAAATTTTGTGGAGCGATTGATTGCGTTCGCTGCTGTGGAAGGAATTTTCTTTTCAGGTTCTTTTTGTTCTATATATTGGTTAAAGAAAAGAGGTTTGATGCCAGGTCTAGCTTTTTCTAATGAACTAATTTCAAGAGACGAAGGCCTACACAGAGATTTTGCATGTATGTTGTATACAAGCCACATCAAAAACAAATTGCCTGAAGATCAATTATATAAGATTATAACTGACGCTGTGGAGATTGAGAAGGAATTCGTAACAGACTCTTTACCTGTTTCACTTATAGGAATGAATGCTGAATTGATGTGTCAGTACATTGAGTTTGTAGCGGATCACCTTTTAGAATCATTAGAATTGAAAAAGGTATATAATGCAACCAACCCATTCGATTTCATGGATATGATTTCACTTCAAGGAAAAACTAACTTCTTTGAGAAAAGAGTAGGGGAGTATCAAAAAGCTGGAGTTAATTCTGACAGAGATAAAATGTCCTTTACATTGGACGAAGACTTTTAATACAGTTTATATAAGGATCGATAAAAAGGGAGGTGATTGTATCACCTCTTTTTTTACGCCTTTAGTTTAGATTCTATATAGACTGACATTATTTCCAAAGCATTTTTAAAGTGCTTGTGATTATTTACAATAATGTCCGCTTTGTGCTTGGTAGGGTTTATGTATTTGTCAAAAGTGGGGGCAACATGTTTTTCCCAGCGATATAAAACGTCTTCGAGGTCAGAGCCACGCTCGTTTTTATCTCTATCTATGCGACGCTTCAGTTTAATATGCTCTTTTGCATCCACAAAAATTTTGAGATCAAGAAGTTTTGAAACTTTCTTTTTGTAGAAAACAAAAAGCCCTTCTACAACAATTATTTTACTTGGTTTGTGAGTTAGCATTACCTCAGGAAGGTCTTTTCTGCTTTCACTATTGTCAAACTGATACTCTTTATGAATAACTGTTTTGCCATCAATAAGAGCCTGAATATGCTCCGAGTATAATTGAAAGTCAATGCACTCAGGTAGGTCAAAGTTGTAGTAGCCATTTTTATCTACAGGCATTTCTGACCTATCTTTATAATAATTGTCTTGGGAAATAAGAGTTATTTCTTCCTCCGAAAACTTATTCAAAAGGCTTTTTAAAAAAAGCGTTTTTCCGGATGCCGAACCTCCGGTTATTCCAATAACAAATGGTTTTTCTGTGCCCAAGTTGATGTTTTTATTTTTCGAAGAAGAGTAGTTTCTTTTAAATACTTACGATTCAGTAAACTACCTGTTAGTTAGAAATTGCAAAATTAGCACTTGTGCTATTTATTCCTAGCTAACCTTTAAATGATTAAGGGTAAAAGCACTTATTTGGAATCAAAAAGTATTGTGAAGGTGTTATTCAAACAAATAATTTATAAAAGTGGATAAAACTGTTTCGGTAATTGGTTGTGGTTGGTTAGGGTTGCCTTTGGCTACAAGACTATTAGAGATAGGATATAATGTAGCTGGAAGTACCACCAATAGTAATAAACTCGACGACTTAACTAGTTTGGGGATAAAAGCTTATTTGCTGAATTTGCCGGCTGATGAAGGCTTAGCTATTAATGATTTGTTTAATAGTGAAACTCTTTTTTTTAATATACCGCCTGGTTTAAAGAGAGGAGAACCTTCAGATTATTGGGAAAAAGTGAATAGCTTTCTTGACCTATTGGAAAATTCAGAATTTAAAAAACTGATTCATATATCGACCACTTCACTCTATCCTAATGTGGGAGGACTTTATATTGAAAAAGACGCAGACAAAACTAATATTCACTTTTTGGTTGAGCAAAAACTAGCTGAATTATGTCATGCAAAGAATAAGCAATTCATAAGTGCAAGGTGCGGCGGCCTAATGGGATATGACAGATTTCCGTGTAAGTATTATAACGCCGATAGTGAGGTTAGCAATGGAGAGAGCGGTGTAAACTATATTCATCGAGATGATTTAGTAGAAATACTCACAAAATTTATCACAAATGAGAGCATTAATGGAGCAATCAATCTCTGTGCTCCAATGCACCCTAGTAGAAAAGAAGTGATCATAAAGTGTGCTACAAAGGCCAAAAGAGATATTCCTCATTTTGAACCCGATGTAAAAAGAGGGAAGATTATTTCAACAGGTCTTTTGCAAAAGGAACTTGTTTATAATTTTAAATATCCAGACCCACTAGCTTTCTATTACGATTTTATGACATAGCTGTCGGGCAAGATTTCTTTTGAGCTTTCCAGTTGATGTAGTAGGCCGATGCCATAGATAAGCCACCAAAAGACATTAAGGGTATCTCCCATCTATCATGGAAAAGAACTAATCCTGCAAAACTAGAACCTACTGAAAGCATCAATAGAATTAAAGGCCAAAAATTACCGTGTTGTTGTAGGTTGGATATAAAAACGTATATAGCTAGTGCAGCTGATATTACCAAAATATAGGCTTCTGCTTTGTGGCTAAGAAAAGATCCTAACAATGGAGCAAAGGCAATTATGAATGGCATAGCTAAACAGTGAATTGCACATAGCATGGATAGGCTAAAACCCAGTGAACTTAAAAATTGAAAACTCTTGATTCTTATTTGTCTCATACCTTGGAATAAAACGAATACAAATATAAGGCTAAATGCAACAGTATTGCAAAAAGAAACAAGAAAGGATTAATTATTAGCCTAAATCTTAGAATAGTACAATGTTTGGGCTCTATAATCTTTTTATTAGTATGCTTGCATAACATTGCGAAAGGTTTTAGATTTGTAAAACGGTATGCTTGCATACTAATTAAGGTGTCATTCTATACGATATTGCTCGAGTTTGTGTTATGTAATTTGTATATTAGTAGTGTCATTTTTAACATCCTTTTCTTCGGACAGGGGTGATATATATTACTTGATTTGATCATCATTTTTTAAAACTTCACATGAATAGAAAAATTAATAAAGTTGCTGTACTTGGAGCTGGAATTATGGGTAGTAGAATTGCCTTGCATTTTGCCAACATTGGCTGTAGGGTTGTATTGCTAGATATGGTTCCTCGTGAACTGACAGACGCTGAAAAGGCAAAAGGCTTGGATCTGAATTCTCCTTATGTAAGAAACAGAATCGTTACTGAGCTTTTTACTGTTGCTTGCAAAGCTTCTCCCGCTCCAGTATATGATAAGAAAGCAATAAGCAATGTTACACTCGGAAACTTTGACGATGACATGGTGAAAGTTGCTGATGTGGATTGGATCATTGAAGTGGTAGTAGAGCGATTAGATATTAAAAAAATCATATACGATAAAGTAGAGCAGCATCGTAAGGCTGGGACTTTGGTTTCATCCAATACTTCAGGTATTCCAATCCATTTAATGGCAGAAGGAAGGTCAGAAGACTTTCAGAAGCACTTTTGTGGAACGCACTTTTTTAACCCACCACGCTATTTAAGGTTATTGGAGATTATTCCAACTGCCAAAACAGATAAATCGGTCATTGACTTCATGATGAGCTACGGAGATCTGTTCCTAGGAAAGCAAACCGTATTATGCAAAGATACGCCAGCTTTTATTGCTAATAGACTTGGTATATATGCAATGGTACAAACCATTCGCGTTGCTGAAGAAATGGGACTAACTGTTGAGGAGGTTGATAAGTTAACCGGTCCAGTAGTAGGAAGGCCAAAATCTGGGACTTTCCGTTTGTCAGATGTGGTAGGATTGGATACAACAGTAAACGTATGCAACAACCTGAAGGCTACTTTAAAAAATGATGAATCTGTAGATGCATTTGAGCTCCCTACCATCATGGCCAAGTTGATGGAAAATAAATGGCTCGGTGATAAAACGGGTCAAGGTTTTTATAAAAAATCTAAAGATGAGAAAGGTAACAGATTGATTCTTGCTTTGGATTTTAAGACATTGGAATACAAGCCTACGGAAAAGGTGAAATTTGAAACATTAAATGCTACTAAGAGCATTGACAATGTAAAGGACCGATTCTCTGTCTTGATGAATGGAAAGGATAATGCTGGAGAGTTTTATAGAAGAACACTCACAGATGGATTCAAGTATGCTTCTTTCCGAATTCCCGAAATTGCAGACGAGTTATATAGAATAGACGATGCTATCAAAGCTGGTTTTGGCTGGCAAGTTGGTTTATTCGAAACTGCAGATGCAGTTGGAGTAAAAGAATTTGTAAAAATAGCAGAGGAAGTAGGTAATAAGCCTGCTCAATGGGTTTATGACATGTTGGCTTCTGGAAATGAAAGTTTCTACAAAATTGAAAACGGTAAGAAACTGTTTTATAACCTAAGTACGAAGTCTTATACAGTAATTCCAGGAACAGAGTCATTCATTATTCTTGATAATATTCGTGGAACAAAAGAGATTTGGAAAAATGCTGGATGTAGCATTTTCGATATTGGAGATGGAATTGCTCTTGTAGAGTTTAGGTCCAAAATGAACACATTTGGACAAGAAGTAATGGAAGGTCTCAATAAAGGCTATCAAATTACTGAAAAGGACTTTAGAGGTTTAGTCGTAGGAAATGACAGCCAAGAGGCTTTCTCTGCGGGGGCAAATCTTGCAATGCTGTTTATGTATGCTATTGAACAAGAGTTTGATGAAGTAGATATGATGATTGCACATTTTCAGCAAACAATGATGAAAGCGAGATATTCTCCCTTCCCAGTAGTGACAGCAGCACACTCGCTAGCTCTTGGTGGAGGAACAGAGTTAAATCTACATGCTGATAAGGTTGTGGCAGCGGCTGAGACTTACATGGGACTTGTAGAAGTGGGTGTAGGTCTAATTCCTGCAGGTGGTGGAACTAAGGAGTTAGCGTTGCGTTGCTCTGATCTATATCAACCCGGTGATGCCGAGTTGAATATTTTGCAAAGTGCATTTATGAACATTGCTCAAGCAAAGGTTTCTAGCTCAGCTCAAGAGGCAATGGAAATGAATTATTTGATCAAAGGAAGAGATCAAATTGTATTAAATAGATCAAGATTAATAGCCGAAGCGAAGCAGGCAGCTATTGAATTGGCTGAAAATGGATATACACAGCCATCGCCTAGGAACGACATCAAAGTGCAAGGAAAAACAGGTATTGCTTTGTTCAAAGCAGGTATCAAATCAATGAGAATGGCCAATTACATTTCAGACCATGACGCACTCATTGCAGATAAGCTAGCCTATGTGATTTCAGGTGGAGATTTGAGTTATCCTCAAATGGTTTCCGAAGATTACTTATTGGATCTTGAAAGAGAAGCATTCTTGTCATTGTGTGGTGAAAGAAAAACACTTGAGCGTATGCAAGGATTATTGACTGGTGGAAAACCACCAAGAAATTAATTGAAGTCTCAAGAATCACTTTTTTCAAAACATTAAAAATTAATAAAATGAACGCATATATTATAGATGGATACAGAACAGCAGTAGGTAAAGCTCCAAAAGGAGTGTTTAGGTTCACAAGACCAGACGACCTCGCTGCTGAAAATATAAAGTACTTAATGTCAAAAGTGCCTGCTCTTGACCCGTCAAGAGTTGATGATGTAATTGTAGGAAATGCAGTACCTGAAGCAGAGCAAGGAATGCAAATGGCGAGATATATTTCGCTTTTGGCTTTAGGTAAAGTAGTGCCAGGTGTTACCATAAATAGATATTGTGGATCAGGTATTGAGGCAATTGCAATGGCTTCAGCGAAGATTAATGCTGGAATGGCCGATTGTATTATTGCTGGTGGTACTGAGTCAATGTCCATGGTTCCAACCACGGGTTTTAAAACTGCATTGAATTATGACATTGCCTCTAATAATCCTGACTACTACGTAGGAATGGGTTTAACAGCGGAGGAAGTTGCTAAAAAGTATAAAATTTCTCGTGAGGCTCAAGATGAGTTTTCTTATGGTTCACATATGAAAGCTTTGTCTGCTCAAGCAGAAGGTAAATTCGATAGCCAAATTGTGCCTATTACCGTAAAAGAGACTTATTTTGATCAAAACTCAGGTAAAAAGAAAACCAAAGAGTATGTGGTGAGTAAAGACGAAGGACCAAGGGCAGGAACTAGTATCGAAGCTCTTTCTAAGCTAAGAGCTGTTTTCTCGGCAGGTGGATCTGTAACAGCTGGTAATAGTTCTCAAACTTCTGATGGGTCGGCATTTGTTATCGTGATGTCAGAGAAGATGATGAAAGAATTGAATCTAGAGCCAGTAGCAAGAATGATGTCATATGCAGTGGCAGGTTGTGAGCCTAAACTAATGGGAATAGGGCCAGTTTTTGCTGCACCTAAAGCACTCGCTCAAGCGGGCTTGTCGCTTAATCAAATAGATCAAATTGAATTGAACGAAGCATTTGCTGCTCAGGCATTAGCTGTTGTTCAAGAGTTAGGTATTGATCCTGGTAAGTTAAATCCCAATGGTGGAGCAATTGCCCTTGGACACGCTCTAGGAAGTACAGGAGCAAGGTTGTCAATCCAATTATTCAATGAGATGCGACTCCGCAAGCAGAAGTACGGAATGGTAACTGCCTGTGTAGGTGGTGGACAAGGAGTTGCTGGTATTTATGAGTTTTTGAATTAAAAACTAAGTAAGCGATTGCTTGATATATAAAAAAAAGGTCGATGGTATTCCATCGACCTTTTTTAGTGTCTACTATTTAGTTTTATCTAATTACCTCAACCCAGCCTTTGAAGATTGTTTTGCTTGAGTTTTCTTCAAGTCTTACAAAGCTTACACTGATTTCGTAGAAATATGTTCCCGCCGCAACTATTTTGCCATCAGTTTTTCTTCCGTCCCAGTTGAGTTCATTTCCAATTCCTTCAGCTATAAGTAAGCCGTTGCGGTCATATATTTTGTAAGATATTTCCTTTACAAATGCAGGACAATTCATTGGCTGGAACGTGTCATTCTTTCCGTCACCGTTTGGTGAGAAAACATTTGGAAAGCTAATTAGCTCACAGTTATCGGCACATACCATGTTACTTTTAGAGCTCTCTACTCCCAAACTAGATACAGCAGAAACAGTATAGCAACCTGCAAAACCCTCACTTGAGTTTTTGCGATGGTCATAATTTCTGACGCTTCCGGGTTGCGAGACTGCAATTTGATTCATGGTTCCATCTTGGAATCTTGAGTAGTAAACATTGTACCTTACAATGTCTGTTCTGCAATTTTGACCATTTGACGACACTGGGTTTGTCCACGAAAGCTTGTTAGTGAATGTGTTGGCATTACAAAAATCTTCCTGAGTTAAACCTTCACATCCATTATTTTCCAATGAAAGAATTGGTGGACATGGTGGTGTGCGATCTGCAGGTGTAGCACATACTTCTT
This portion of the Spirosomataceae bacterium TFI 002 genome encodes:
- a CDS encoding Peptidase family M48, which produces MNRSGLKMRLIIGVVMAIIAMISYYGKTQENPLTGESQQVGMTPQEEVSLGLQSAPQMANEYGGLYPDNEVQQQIKSVGNKLVMAFNQELSARGLQNPYRFDFHVLRDPKTVNAFALPGGQIFITAGLLSRLETEDQLAGVLGHEVGHVVHRHSAQQMAKGEFYQGLAGAATAASGSYGGAQIANYVAQIKMMKFGRDDELQSDEYGVQYMIKAGYDPNALIGVMKILAEAGGGEMDRDEFMSTHPSPSNRIEKINQHIQTYSK
- a CDS encoding ribonucleoside-diphosphate reductase beta chain, whose product is MTAEELKKTEPLLIEDPNRFVIFPIQHDDIWAYYKNAEASFWTAEELDLSQDLIDWAGLNDGERHFISHVLAFFAASDGIVNENLAVDFLSNVQYAEAKCFYGFQIAIENIHAEVYSLLIDTYIKEPNERDKLLNAVEHIPCVAKKAEWAMRWIDNGNFVERLIAFAAVEGIFFSGSFCSIYWLKKRGLMPGLAFSNELISRDEGLHRDFACMLYTSHIKNKLPEDQLYKIITDAVEIEKEFVTDSLPVSLIGMNAELMCQYIEFVADHLLESLELKKVYNATNPFDFMDMISLQGKTNFFEKRVGEYQKAGVNSDRDKMSFTLDEDF
- a CDS encoding uridine kinase; protein product: MGTEKPFVIGITGGSASGKTLFLKSLLNKFSEEEITLISQDNYYKDRSEMPVDKNGYYNFDLPECIDFQLYSEHIQALIDGKTVIHKEYQFDNSESRKDLPEVMLTHKPSKIIVVEGLFVFYKKKVSKLLDLKIFVDAKEHIKLKRRIDRDKNERGSDLEDVLYRWEKHVAPTFDKYINPTKHKADIIVNNHKHFKNALEIMSVYIESKLKA
- a CDS encoding Nucleoside-diphosphate-sugar epimerase, with amino-acid sequence MDKTVSVIGCGWLGLPLATRLLEIGYNVAGSTTNSNKLDDLTSLGIKAYLLNLPADEGLAINDLFNSETLFFNIPPGLKRGEPSDYWEKVNSFLDLLENSEFKKLIHISTTSLYPNVGGLYIEKDADKTNIHFLVEQKLAELCHAKNKQFISARCGGLMGYDRFPCKYYNADSEVSNGESGVNYIHRDDLVEILTKFITNESINGAINLCAPMHPSRKEVIIKCATKAKRDIPHFEPDVKRGKIISTGLLQKELVYNFKYPDPLAFYYDFMT
- a CDS encoding MerC mercury resistance protein: MRQIRIKSFQFLSSLGFSLSMLCAIHCLAMPFIIAFAPLLGSFLSHKAEAYILVISAALAIYVFISNLQQHGNFWPLILLMLSVGSSFAGLVLFHDRWEIPLMSFGGLSMASAYYINWKAQKKSCPTAMS
- a CDS encoding 3-hydroxyacyl-CoA dehydrogenase — its product is MNRKINKVAVLGAGIMGSRIALHFANIGCRVVLLDMVPRELTDAEKAKGLDLNSPYVRNRIVTELFTVACKASPAPVYDKKAISNVTLGNFDDDMVKVADVDWIIEVVVERLDIKKIIYDKVEQHRKAGTLVSSNTSGIPIHLMAEGRSEDFQKHFCGTHFFNPPRYLRLLEIIPTAKTDKSVIDFMMSYGDLFLGKQTVLCKDTPAFIANRLGIYAMVQTIRVAEEMGLTVEEVDKLTGPVVGRPKSGTFRLSDVVGLDTTVNVCNNLKATLKNDESVDAFELPTIMAKLMENKWLGDKTGQGFYKKSKDEKGNRLILALDFKTLEYKPTEKVKFETLNATKSIDNVKDRFSVLMNGKDNAGEFYRRTLTDGFKYASFRIPEIADELYRIDDAIKAGFGWQVGLFETADAVGVKEFVKIAEEVGNKPAQWVYDMLASGNESFYKIENGKKLFYNLSTKSYTVIPGTESFIILDNIRGTKEIWKNAGCSIFDIGDGIALVEFRSKMNTFGQEVMEGLNKGYQITEKDFRGLVVGNDSQEAFSAGANLAMLFMYAIEQEFDEVDMMIAHFQQTMMKARYSPFPVVTAAHSLALGGGTELNLHADKVVAAAETYMGLVEVGVGLIPAGGGTKELALRCSDLYQPGDAELNILQSAFMNIAQAKVSSSAQEAMEMNYLIKGRDQIVLNRSRLIAEAKQAAIELAENGYTQPSPRNDIKVQGKTGIALFKAGIKSMRMANYISDHDALIADKLAYVISGGDLSYPQMVSEDYLLDLEREAFLSLCGERKTLERMQGLLTGGKPPRN
- a CDS encoding acetyl-CoA acyltransferase, with translation MNAYIIDGYRTAVGKAPKGVFRFTRPDDLAAENIKYLMSKVPALDPSRVDDVIVGNAVPEAEQGMQMARYISLLALGKVVPGVTINRYCGSGIEAIAMASAKINAGMADCIIAGGTESMSMVPTTGFKTALNYDIASNNPDYYVGMGLTAEEVAKKYKISREAQDEFSYGSHMKALSAQAEGKFDSQIVPITVKETYFDQNSGKKKTKEYVVSKDEGPRAGTSIEALSKLRAVFSAGGSVTAGNSSQTSDGSAFVIVMSEKMMKELNLEPVARMMSYAVAGCEPKLMGIGPVFAAPKALAQAGLSLNQIDQIELNEAFAAQALAVVQELGIDPGKLNPNGGAIALGHALGSTGARLSIQLFNEMRLRKQKYGMVTACVGGGQGVAGIYEFLN